The uncultured Mailhella sp. genome segment CGACGTCTTGCCGTGGTCGATATGACCGGCGGTTCCCATGATGACAGACATGACATCTCCTGAATTTCTGTTTCCCGAGGGGGAGACAAGAATACCCGCCGCGGCCGGGGAGGGCAAGAGGCAAGACGCCCCGGGCGGAACGCGCAAAGCGCATCTTCCGCACACGGAACATGTTTGACTTGACTTGCAGGAAAAAGTTGCGTAACGGTTCTTAGTTCCAAGTCATAAGAACAGGAAAAACGATGTTTGAAAGCCTGACAGACCGACTCTCCGGCGTGTTCCGCAATCTCAGCGGTCGCGCTCAGCTCACGGAATCCAATATCCAGGACGCTCTTCGTGAAGTCCGACTCGCGCTTCTTGAAGCCGACGTCAACTTCAAGATCGTCAAGGAATTCGTGGATCGCGTGCGCGAGGCCGCGCTCGGCGTGCAGGTCATGAAGGGCGTGACGCCCGCGCAGCAGGTCATCCAGGTCGTTCACGACGAACTGGTCAAGCTGCTCGGCGGCGACGACACCGAACTCAAGCTGCAGGGCGCGCAGCCCGCGGTCATTCTCATGGTGGGCCTTCAGGGCTCCGGTAAAACCACGTCTTCGGGCAAGCTGGCCCTTCTTCTGCGCAAGCAGAAGATGCGCCCCTACCTCGTGCCCGCCGACGTGTACCGTCCCGCCGCCATCGATCAGCTGCGCACGCTGGCCAAACAGCTCGACATCCCCTGCTTCGAGTCCACGCCGGACATGAATCCCGTGGACATCGCCCGCGCGGCCGTGGAGGACGCGAAGGCGAAGCAGTGCACCGTGGTCATTCTCGACACCGCGGGCCGTCTCCACGTGGACGAGCCGCTCATGCAGGAACTTGTGTCCATCAAGGGCGCGGTGCATCCTCAGGAAATCCTGTTCGTGGCGGACGCCATGACCGGTCAGGACGCCGTGACCGTCGCCGAATCGTTCAATGAACATCTCGGCATCACGGGCGTGGTCCTCACCAAGATGGACGGCGACGCCCGCGGCGGCGCGGCGCTCTCCATCAAGTCGGTCACGGGCGCGCCGGTAAAATTTGTCGGTATGGGCGAAAAGCTTTCCGAAATGGAAGTGTTCCATCCCGACCGTGTTGCGGGCCGCATCCTCGGCATGGGCGACGTGCTCACCCTGCTGGAAAAGGCGCAGAGCGAAATGAAGGCCGAAGAGGCCGAAGCTCTCGCCAAGAAGATGCAGAAGGCCAAGTTCGACCTTGAAGACTTCCGCACCCAGATGCGTCACATGCGCAAGCTGGGCTCCCTTGAATCCATCATGAAGCTGATCCCCGGCCTCGGCGGTCTCGCGAGCAAGCTCGGCGACATGAGCGGACACGAAAAGGAACTCAACAAGACGGAAGCCATCCTGAACTCCATGACCAGTCAGGAGCGCCGCAACCCCGACATCATCAACGGCAGCCGCAGGGCCCGCATCGCCAAGGGTTCGGGCACACAGGTGCAGGACGTGAACACGCTTCTGCGCCAGTTCGAACAGATGAAGAAAATGATGCAGTCCATGATGCAGCCCAACCGTCACGCGCCCCGAATTCCCCAGGGCATGATGAACAGGCTGGGAGGCATGGGCGGCATGCCGGGCTTGGGTGGTCTGCCCGGCATGGGCGGTCTGCCGGGAATGGGCGGAATGCCGGGACTGCCCGGCGGTGTGCCCGGAATCCCTGGCAGCGGAAAGTCCGCTACCAAGAAGAAACGCGACAAGCAGAAACGTAAAAACAAAAAAAGGTAGCCCCGCTGCCTATCCCTATCAGGAGTGAGATATGTCCGTTAAAGTGAGAATGACCCGCTCTGGTTCCAAGAAGCGTCCCTTCTACCGCATCGTGGCCATCAACAGCGACAGCCGCCGTGACGGTCGCCCGCTGGAATTTCTGGGCTACTACAACCCCAACACCAACCCCGGCACCCTGAGCGTCGACAACGAAAAGCTTCAGGCCTGGGTCGGCAAGGGTGCCGAACTGTCCGACACCGTGCGCACCCTTCTCAAGAAGCTGGGCAAGTAAGGTATTTCCTTCGTGGACTCGTTCCCGTCTCCCGCTTCGGCGGCCGACGGGTTTTCGAGTTTAAACGAAGGAATATTTTTTTGACGATGCGCGGCGCGTGATCCGCTGCGTTTCAGCGACGGCGAAGAACGTTTTGCCGGGCCGTGCGTGCGCGCGAGCCTCTGGAAGGCGCACGGAAGGGCTTGTGGAACTCTCGGCGGACGCTCCGTGCGTTTCGTGGGCGCGTGCCGATGAAAGAATGGCCCGAGGCACGGCGGAAGCGCCGACGCCGCACAGCTGTTGCGCGGGGCGGAGGGCATTTTCCGCACGGCTCATCGCTTTCGGCCTCCGGCCACCGCTTCGTGAGGCTGAGAGAGTCCCGGCACTTTTCTTTCCCCGTCGGTCGGAAGTCTCTGCACGAGGTGAGGGAGCTGCCTTGATCGGCGCAGAAAGGTGTTTTGCGCGTCGCGCAGAACTGCCTCGTCCGCGGAGATGCGGCAAGAGCTGTCGACGCGGGAGCCCCATGGAGCGCGTTGCACGGCAAGGCCGTGGGGCGCGGACGCGCGGCAAGGGAACGGCGTCCGGCGCAGATTTTGTGCCGGGGAGAAGAAAGCCTCGGAGCGGCCATCCTCAGGGCGGTCCGCGCCGGATGGACTCGCGTCGGAGAGTTCCTTGCGGAACGAGGCGCGTCAGGCGCTTCTCGTCCGCGTGGCAGCGTCAGGGAACTCCGAGTCTGGGGCGGTCGCATCAGGTGGGTCGAGGGTCCGCGTCGGGGTATCCGCGCTGGAGCGGATTGCGTCACGTTTCGGCGCGGCGTTGGACAACGCGCGGTGCGCCGTCTCAGACTCGCTGTTGACGTCGTTTTCAGGCCCGGAGCTCGGCCTTTGGCGCAGCTCGGCGGCCCTGCACGGCGCAGACGGGAAAACGACGCGCGTTTTCCGGCGAGCACTTCGCGCGACGCAGGCTTCACAACGCGGAGCGCTTTGAGCAAAGCGTTTTGCCTGCCGCAGGTTCCGCCGCATCGCGCCCGGCTTTCGAGGCCGGAGACGCGCGGAAGCGCCGCATTGCGCAAGGTTCAGAACGCTCCCGCGAAAGGGCAGCCCCGCGAGTCGTCTTTCCCGAGGACGGCTTCCGCCGAGCTGTCCGCCCTTTGTTTGCCGACGGGCGTCGGCGCAACATGTTCCGGAAAAACCTGCCTTGTCTGCGCAGGTCGCCGCCCTGCCGAATGTTCGGCCGTTTTTTGTTCGGAGCAGCGCTCCGCGTTTTCGGCGTCGCCTGCCGCGCCTTCGGGCCGCAGCCGAGAGCGTCGCCTTTCAAACCGTAACCTGAAAAAGGGATGAGGTTCGAAACAGGGAAGCCCGTCCGGCTTCTCTTCCCCGCAAGACCTCCTCTCCCACCGGGAGGAGCCATCATGTTCAGGCATTTCAGCAAACAGGAAGCCCGCAACCTGGTCTTTCTCGCCGTTCCCGTCTTTCTCGGGCAGATAGCGCAGATTGCCATGTCCTTCGTGGACACCGTGGTCGCCGGGCGCGCAGGCACCGTCGATATGGCGGCCGTCGCCGTGGCCACGTCGTTCTGGATTCCCGGAACCATGTTCGGGCAGGGACTTCTCATGGCCATCACGCCCCTCGTGGCGCAGGCGCTCGGCGCGGGCAACAGGATCAAGAGCAGGCATTTTCTGCGTCAGGGCCTGTGGCTTGCCGCAGGCATTTCCGTGCTGCTCATGGCCGTGTTCCTTGTCATCAGCGGCACCATCGTCCAATGGGGAACCATGGACGCGCAGCTTGCACAGAAAACGTCGGAATACCTCTTCGCCGTGCTCTGGGGCGTGCCCGCGCTCATGTTCTTCGTGGTGCAGCGCTGCTTTCTGGAAGGCCACGGCAGAACGCGTCCCGCCATGGTGGCCGGATTCGTGGGGCTTGCGCTCAACGTGCCGCTCAACATCATCTTCGTGTTCGGCAAGTTCGGACTCCCCGCCATGGGTGCCGCAGGCTGCGGCGTGGCCACGGCCATTCTGTTCTGGTTCATGGCCGCATCCATGACGTTCTTCGTCATTCATACCGACAGGCCCGCCCTCGCCCTGGAAAAGCCCTCGTCAGCCATTCTCAGACGCATGGCGCGCATAGGCCTGCCGAGCGCATTTGCCATGCTCAACGAAACGGCCGCCTTCGCCCTCATTGCGCTCATCGTTTCCCCGCTCGGCGTTACCACCGTGTCTGGGCATCAGATTGCCATCAACGTGAGCGCCTTCGTGTGGATGTGTCCGTTCTCCATCGGCG includes the following:
- the rpsP gene encoding 30S ribosomal protein S16; the encoded protein is MSVKVRMTRSGSKKRPFYRIVAINSDSRRDGRPLEFLGYYNPNTNPGTLSVDNEKLQAWVGKGAELSDTVRTLLKKLGK
- the ffh gene encoding signal recognition particle protein produces the protein MFESLTDRLSGVFRNLSGRAQLTESNIQDALREVRLALLEADVNFKIVKEFVDRVREAALGVQVMKGVTPAQQVIQVVHDELVKLLGGDDTELKLQGAQPAVILMVGLQGSGKTTSSGKLALLLRKQKMRPYLVPADVYRPAAIDQLRTLAKQLDIPCFESTPDMNPVDIARAAVEDAKAKQCTVVILDTAGRLHVDEPLMQELVSIKGAVHPQEILFVADAMTGQDAVTVAESFNEHLGITGVVLTKMDGDARGGAALSIKSVTGAPVKFVGMGEKLSEMEVFHPDRVAGRILGMGDVLTLLEKAQSEMKAEEAEALAKKMQKAKFDLEDFRTQMRHMRKLGSLESIMKLIPGLGGLASKLGDMSGHEKELNKTEAILNSMTSQERRNPDIINGSRRARIAKGSGTQVQDVNTLLRQFEQMKKMMQSMMQPNRHAPRIPQGMMNRLGGMGGMPGLGGLPGMGGLPGMGGMPGLPGGVPGIPGSGKSATKKKRDKQKRKNKKR
- a CDS encoding MATE family efflux transporter: MFRHFSKQEARNLVFLAVPVFLGQIAQIAMSFVDTVVAGRAGTVDMAAVAVATSFWIPGTMFGQGLLMAITPLVAQALGAGNRIKSRHFLRQGLWLAAGISVLLMAVFLVISGTIVQWGTMDAQLAQKTSEYLFAVLWGVPALMFFVVQRCFLEGHGRTRPAMVAGFVGLALNVPLNIIFVFGKFGLPAMGAAGCGVATAILFWFMAASMTFFVIHTDRPALALEKPSSAILRRMARIGLPSAFAMLNETAAFALIALIVSPLGVTTVSGHQIAINVSAFVWMCPFSIGAASTIRVGTLLGAGDIEAARRARLTALAITLAMACVLAALIYLVRYPVAALYTEDQAVIQMASLLLICEVFYQFPDGVQTNTLCSLRGWNDTKAIFCISFVAYWIVSLPLGWTLCMTDLLTPQPLGVLGFWVALIVGLSVAAVLYLVRIHKLEHLSVADMKKKIGR